The genomic region CGTGAACCTCGCCGACCTCCTCGTCTCGCAGCCCGACACCGGGGAGCAGGCGCTCGAGATCGCCGAGCAGCTGGTCCGCTCGGGGGCGGTGGACCTCGTGGTGGTGGACTCGGTGGCGGCGCTCGTCCCGCGGGCGGAGATCGAGGGCGAGATGGGCGACGCGCACATGGGCGTGCAGGCCAGGCTCATGAGCCAGGCGCTCCGCAAGCTCACCGCCGTGGTCTCGCGCAACCTCTCGACCGTCATCTTCATCAACCAGATCCGGATGAAGATCGGCGTGGTCTTCGGGAACCCGGAGACCACCACCGGCGGGCACGCGCTCAAGTTCTACGCCTCGGTGCGGCTCGACATCCGGCGCATCGGCCAAGTGAAGGAGGGCGACGCCGCGGTGGGGAGCCGCACGCGGGTGAAGGTGGTGAAGAACAAGGTGGCGCCGCCCTTCCGCGAGGCCGAGTTCGACGTCCGCTACGGCTCGGGGGTGGACCGGTTCGCCGAGGCGCTCGACCTCGCCGCCGAGCGGAACGCGGTGGAGAAGTCGGGCGCCTACTACGCCTTCGAGGGGGAGCGGATCGGCCAGGGCCGCGAGCGCGCCGCCGAGTGGCTCCGCCAGAACCCGGCCGCGATGGAGCGGCTGGTGGCGCGCCTCGCCGCGCCCGCCGAGTCGGAGCCGCCGGTGTCCGCGGTGGCCGAGGGGGCGTAGCCGTGGAGTCACGGCGCGAGATCGATCACGAACCCGTCCGTCCCGATGGCCGAAGCAGGGCCGTCCCCGAAATCGAACGTGTCCGTGAAGGTTCCACCAATCACCACGTCGTGACCACGCATCGCGACGACGGGGCGTTCGTAAGGCCGCCCCCCGACGCACCACGTCGGAACGTCCCTTGCCCACCGCCGACTGCCGTCGGGGTCGTACAGGGCGACCTTGCTCGGGGCGCAATCCGAGCCCCTCGCGACCACGGCCACGTCGCCGTCGTCGTCCATGGCCACGCCCTGAGGCAGGAGCCCGTCGTTGACCAACCGAGCCCATCGCGGCGCGCCGTCACCGCGGGCCACGGCGATGAACCCGGCGGTGCCGGCGGAGGCTGCGACGGACGAGCGGCCCCAGCTCAATGCGCCGGAGAAGGTGCCGATGGCGACGGTCGTTCCATCTGGCCCTACCGCGATGCCGGAGAGGGTGCCGGTGAAGTTCTCGATGCTCGCCACCCAGACGATCTCTCCCGATACGGAGAGCCTCGTGAGGAAAAGCGTCGGGCTTGGACCGTTCCCGACAATGACCGTACCGACCGAGAGAGGACTATCGGCCGTTCCGGCGCACACGGCATCACCGTTCGAGGCGAACCCTGCGAACTGACAGCCGCTACTGCCGAGAAGCCCATGGGCAGTCGACGTGAAGGTGTCTCGACTCAGGGCCGTGTATGTCCCGTCCGACAAAAATAGATAGGTGTAACTGCCCAGTTCAGAGGTGCCGGACAGGAGCAGACTGCCAGTATCACTGGCGGCTTGCGTGTATACGTTGCAGTCTTGACCGCACCCGTCGACGATTCGGACGTACGCACCGTCGGAAGCAAACTCGGCGATGACCGGGTTCTTGAATAGCTGTCCTCCCAGGAGAACAGCGCCGGGAAGGAAGTGCACGTACAGCGTGCCTCCCGGGCTTGCCACCAGTTCCTGGGAGATCGGAGTTGGGTCCGCGAATGCCGCGAGCCAGTCGGTTTCCCCTGACTCGTTCAAGCGTTCGAGAAAGTACCGATAGGAGCCCGCCAGGGTGTCGATGCCGAAAACGGAAACCGTTCCATCGGGCCCTGTGGCCACGCCCGTCACGCGATCATTACCCTGGCCAGCAATGGTGCGCTTCCATCGCAACAGGCCGCCAGAGTGAGGCGGCCCAAGTGATCCGTCCTTCTGAGATGGCGTCGAGGGGGCGGGTTGGACCGCAACGCTCGGTCCACATCCCCCCAGAAAGATGGCCACCGTGAGTGACCCGCAAAGTGCGGATCGCCAGATGCCCTCTCCGGATGGCGGCATTCCAGCAAGGTGGCACGCCCCGATCCTTCGCGGCGAGTCCCCTGCCGGGCGAGCCCCGCTCAGAAAAAGAAGTACCGCAGGGTGATGTTCGTCACCCACGAGGTGTGGTCGATCATCGCCGGCGTCTTCTGCCCCTTGATGTCGAACGGGTGCCCGAAGTGGACGCGCAGCAGCAGCGGGCCGAAGAGCACGTTGGCCCCGAGCACGCCGGTGAGGGTTCGAGACT from Anaeromyxobacter paludicola harbors:
- the recA gene encoding recombinase RecA; this translates as MGKLTEKMKALTAAVGAIEKQFGKGSIMRLGEGEAAGPIPVIPTGSVGLDLALGVGGYPRGRVIEIFGPESSGKTTLTLHAIAEVQRLGGVAAFIDAEHALDVGYAKKLGVNLADLLVSQPDTGEQALEIAEQLVRSGAVDLVVVDSVAALVPRAEIEGEMGDAHMGVQARLMSQALRKLTAVVSRNLSTVIFINQIRMKIGVVFGNPETTTGGHALKFYASVRLDIRRIGQVKEGDAAVGSRTRVKVVKNKVAPPFREAEFDVRYGSGVDRFAEALDLAAERNAVEKSGAYYAFEGERIGQGRERAAEWLRQNPAAMERLVARLAAPAESEPPVSAVAEGA